One region of Bosea sp. 29B genomic DNA includes:
- a CDS encoding gamma-glutamyltransferase family protein, translated as MFTTRPEILGTFGVVTSTHWLATASGMAMLEKGGNAFDACAAAAFVLQVVEPHLVGPAGDMPAVFYSAETRKVEVLCAQGPAPAAATIKAYKDLGIDIIPGDGLLSTVIPGAFGGWMTMLRDHGRLPLREVLEPAIGYFENGHPMLPRVSDTIAGLTDLFSNEWPTSGAVYLPGGNVPKGRELFRNPAAANTYKRILAEAEAAGGDRQKQIQAAYDCWYKGFVAEAMDAFCRTEAPMDSTGRRHKGLLTAQDMAGWTPHYEAPASVTYHDWEVFKIGPWGQGPVFLQTLKILEGFDLSAMGPASPGFIHHVTEAMKLAFADREAYYGDPDFVKVPLATLLSEDYARGRRELIGNKASLEIRPGAVAGFEAQVAQALANIRIAGQHGARGGATVGEPTLASMVSSSRRGDTVHIDVIDRWGNMVAATPSGGWLQSSPVIPELGFPLNSRAQAFFLEEGLPSSLAPGKRPRTTLTPTIAFENGEPRLAFGTPGGDQQEQWQLGMFLRRVHHGLNLQEAIDLPLFHTQHFPSTFYPREARPGHLTVEESVGEATLAELTRRGHKLEKAPAWTVGRLTAAEKSADGLLRAAATPRLMQAYAAGR; from the coding sequence ATGTTCACCACCCGTCCCGAGATCCTCGGCACCTTCGGCGTCGTCACCTCGACGCATTGGCTCGCGACCGCCTCAGGCATGGCGATGCTGGAGAAGGGCGGCAACGCCTTTGACGCCTGCGCCGCCGCCGCCTTCGTGCTGCAGGTGGTCGAGCCTCACCTCGTCGGCCCGGCCGGCGACATGCCCGCGGTGTTCTATTCGGCCGAAACCAGGAAGGTCGAAGTGCTCTGCGCCCAGGGACCGGCGCCGGCAGCGGCGACGATCAAGGCCTATAAGGACCTCGGCATCGACATCATCCCCGGCGACGGCCTGCTCTCGACTGTGATCCCCGGCGCCTTCGGCGGCTGGATGACGATGCTGCGCGACCATGGCCGCCTCCCCTTGCGCGAGGTGCTGGAGCCGGCGATCGGCTATTTCGAGAACGGCCACCCGATGCTGCCGCGCGTCTCCGACACGATCGCGGGGCTGACCGATCTCTTCAGCAATGAATGGCCGACATCCGGCGCGGTCTACCTGCCCGGCGGCAATGTCCCGAAGGGCCGCGAGCTCTTCCGCAACCCGGCCGCAGCCAACACCTACAAGCGCATCCTCGCCGAGGCGGAAGCCGCCGGCGGCGACCGGCAAAAGCAGATCCAGGCCGCTTACGACTGTTGGTACAAGGGCTTCGTCGCCGAGGCGATGGATGCCTTCTGCCGCACGGAAGCGCCGATGGATTCGACCGGCCGCCGGCACAAGGGCTTGCTCACCGCGCAGGATATGGCCGGTTGGACGCCGCATTACGAGGCGCCAGCGAGTGTGACCTACCATGACTGGGAGGTGTTCAAGATCGGCCCCTGGGGCCAGGGCCCGGTCTTCCTGCAGACATTGAAGATCCTGGAGGGCTTCGACCTCTCCGCCATGGGCCCGGCGAGCCCCGGTTTCATCCACCACGTCACCGAGGCGATGAAGCTCGCCTTCGCCGATCGCGAGGCCTATTACGGCGACCCCGATTTCGTAAAGGTGCCGCTGGCAACGCTATTGTCCGAGGATTATGCCCGCGGCCGGCGCGAGCTGATCGGCAACAAGGCCTCGCTCGAAATCCGGCCGGGTGCAGTCGCTGGCTTCGAAGCCCAGGTCGCGCAGGCGCTCGCCAATATCCGGATCGCCGGCCAGCATGGCGCCAGGGGCGGCGCGACCGTCGGCGAGCCGACATTGGCCTCGATGGTCTCCTCCTCGCGGCGCGGCGACACTGTCCATATCGACGTGATCGACCGCTGGGGCAACATGGTCGCGGCGACGCCCTCGGGCGGCTGGCTGCAATCCTCGCCGGTGATCCCGGAGCTCGGCTTCCCGCTGAATTCGCGCGCCCAGGCCTTCTTCCTCGAAGAGGGCCTGCCCTCCTCGCTTGCGCCCGGCAAGCGCCCGCGCACGACGCTGACCCCGACCATCGCCTTCGAGAACGGAGAGCCGCGTCTTGCCTTCGGCACTCCGGGCGGCGACCAGCAGGAGCAATGGCAGCTCGGCATGTTCCTGCGCCGGGTGCATCACGGCCTCAATTTGCAGGAGGCGATCGATCTGCCGCTGTTCCACACCCAGCATTTCCCCTCGACCTTCTATCCGCGCGAGGCCCGGCCGGGCCATCTCACTGTCGAGGAAAGCGTCGGCGAGGCGACATTGGCCGAACTCACCCGGCGCGGCCACAAGCTCGAGAAAGCGCCGGCCTGGACGGTGGGGCGCCTGACCGCAGCCGAGAAGAGCGCCGACGGGCTCTTGCGCGCGGCTGCGACGCCGCGTCTGATGCAGGCCTACGCCGCCGGGCGCTAG
- a CDS encoding ABC transporter permease has product MLALIGRRLVIAIPTLFLVSLFVFALQRALPGDPFLVIAGEERDPEVIARLREIYRMDDPIVVQFFAWLGQVIQGDFGRSLRTGEPVLGLIIQKLGVTFQLAVASMLIAVGIGIPAGIIAARRKDTLADYSASAVALFGLSVPHFWLGIMLILLVSVELRWLPASGFESIFRDPRAAIERLIMPAFVLGGGLAASLMRHTRSAMLEVLQSDYVRTARAKGLAEDAVINRHALRNALVPIITLSTILFGELLAGAVLTEQVFTIPGFGKLIVDAVFNRDYGVVQGVVLCTAIGFIVMNLLADVLYILVNPRLRDG; this is encoded by the coding sequence ATGCTAGCGCTGATTGGCCGACGCCTCGTGATCGCGATCCCGACCCTGTTCCTGGTATCGCTGTTCGTCTTCGCCCTGCAGCGGGCGCTGCCGGGCGATCCGTTCCTGGTGATCGCCGGCGAGGAGCGCGACCCCGAGGTGATCGCGCGCCTGCGCGAGATCTACCGGATGGACGATCCGATCGTGGTGCAGTTCTTCGCCTGGCTCGGCCAGGTGATCCAGGGCGATTTCGGCCGCTCGCTGCGGACGGGAGAGCCGGTGCTCGGGCTGATCATCCAGAAGCTCGGCGTCACTTTCCAGCTGGCGGTCGCCTCGATGCTCATCGCCGTCGGCATCGGCATCCCCGCCGGCATCATCGCTGCCAGACGCAAAGACACGCTCGCCGACTATTCCGCGAGCGCAGTCGCGCTGTTCGGCCTCTCGGTCCCGCATTTCTGGCTCGGAATCATGCTGATCCTGCTGGTTTCGGTCGAATTGCGCTGGCTGCCGGCCTCGGGCTTTGAATCGATCTTCCGCGACCCGCGCGCCGCGATCGAGCGGCTGATCATGCCGGCCTTCGTGCTCGGCGGTGGGCTGGCGGCGTCGCTAATGCGCCATACCCGCTCGGCCATGCTCGAAGTGCTGCAATCCGACTATGTCCGCACCGCACGCGCCAAGGGGTTGGCCGAAGACGCCGTGATCAACCGGCACGCGCTGCGCAATGCGCTGGTGCCGATCATCACCTTGTCGACGATCCTGTTCGGCGAGTTGCTCGCCGGCGCCGTGCTGACCGAGCAGGTCTTCACTATCCCCGGCTTCGGCAAGCTGATCGTCGACGCGGTCTTCAACCGCGACTACGGCGTCGTCCAGGGCGTGGTGCTCTGCACCGCGATCGGATTCATCGTCATGAACCTTCTCGCGGATGTGCTCTACATCCTCGTCAATCCGCGCCTAAGGGACGGCTGA
- the otnK gene encoding 3-oxo-tetronate kinase, whose protein sequence is MLLGVIADDMTGATDVALMLNRAGMRTVQVIGAPAAGAKLPDADAVVVALKSRTNPVAEAVADSLAACEALLAAGARQVLFKYCSTFDSTAKGNIGPVADALMQRLNAHQAIVCPAFPTNGRSIFNGYLFVGEVPLHESSMKDHPLTPMRDSNLMRLMGAQTAHKVGLASYAAVNQGAAAVRKRLAELAADGVRYVVTDALDNGHLKVLGEAISDHVLLTGGSGIAMGLPENFRKAGLLPWRETATHLSAPAGRAGIISGSCSAATRGQIKAALAAGIPALKVDPLALAGGKQTAKELADWALAQPADKPFLVYSSDDPAEVASVQDKLGRDKAGEIVEHAFAKVARLLNAGGVSRLLVAGGETSGAVVQGLSIRTLEIGPEIDPGVPWTRVVDGPDMVVALKSGNFGAPDFFLKAWDLLK, encoded by the coding sequence ATGCTGCTGGGTGTGATCGCCGACGACATGACGGGCGCGACCGACGTCGCCCTGATGCTGAACCGCGCGGGCATGCGCACGGTCCAGGTCATCGGCGCGCCTGCTGCCGGCGCAAAGCTGCCCGACGCCGATGCCGTCGTCGTCGCGCTGAAGTCGCGCACCAACCCTGTCGCCGAGGCTGTGGCGGATTCGCTTGCCGCCTGCGAAGCGCTGCTGGCGGCTGGCGCACGGCAGGTCCTGTTCAAATATTGCTCGACCTTCGACTCGACGGCGAAGGGCAATATCGGCCCAGTGGCGGATGCGCTGATGCAGCGCCTCAATGCCCATCAGGCGATCGTCTGCCCGGCTTTCCCGACCAATGGCCGCTCGATCTTCAATGGCTATCTCTTCGTCGGCGAGGTGCCGCTGCACGAGAGCTCGATGAAGGACCACCCGCTGACGCCGATGCGGGATTCGAACCTGATGCGGCTGATGGGCGCGCAGACCGCCCACAAGGTCGGGCTCGCCTCCTATGCCGCCGTCAACCAGGGCGCTGCCGCGGTGCGCAAGCGCCTGGCCGAGCTGGCAGCGGACGGCGTGCGCTATGTCGTCACCGACGCGCTCGACAACGGCCATCTGAAGGTGCTCGGCGAGGCCATTTCCGACCATGTCCTGCTCACCGGCGGCTCCGGCATCGCCATGGGCCTGCCCGAGAATTTCCGCAAGGCGGGGCTGCTGCCTTGGCGCGAGACCGCCACGCATCTCTCCGCGCCGGCGGGCCGTGCCGGCATCATCTCCGGCAGCTGCTCGGCCGCGACACGCGGCCAGATCAAGGCGGCCTTGGCAGCCGGCATCCCTGCGCTGAAGGTCGATCCGCTCGCGCTGGCCGGCGGCAAGCAGACGGCGAAGGAACTGGCGGATTGGGCCTTGGCTCAGCCGGCCGACAAGCCCTTCCTCGTCTATTCCAGCGACGACCCGGCCGAGGTCGCTTCGGTGCAGGACAAGCTCGGCCGCGACAAGGCCGGCGAGATCGTCGAGCACGCTTTCGCCAAGGTCGCGCGTCTGCTGAACGCCGGCGGCGTCTCTCGCCTGCTCGTCGCCGGCGGCGAGACCTCCGGCGCGGTCGTGCAGGGCCTTTCCATCCGCACGCTGGAGATTGGCCCGGAGATCGATCCCGGCGTGCCCTGGACGCGCGTCGTCGACGGACCGGACATGGTGGTGGCGTTGAAGTCGGGGAATTTCGGCGCGCCAGATTTCTTCCTCAAGGCTTGGGATCTGCTGAAGTAG
- a CDS encoding dihydrodipicolinate synthase family protein, whose protein sequence is MTKNIFSGTIPALMSPCTASGDVDYAELVRTGRHLIDAGMSAVVYCGSMGDWPLLTDEQRMEGVEALVRGGIPLIVGTGAQNPKRAAALAAHAKKAGAQGLMVIPRVLSRGSSLQAQRAHFEGILEAAVDLPSVIYNSPYYGYETKADLFFALNARFPHLVGFKEFGGGAALTYAAEHITNRDPKLTLMVGVDTQVTHGFIRCGAGGAITGIGNALPKEVLHLVALSQKAAAGDPQAERDALELERALYVLSSFDEGVDLVLYYKHLMVLEGHKAYERHFNDADRLSDAQRNYVETEWRRFKSWYAKWAAEGRAAKAA, encoded by the coding sequence ATGACCAAGAACATCTTCAGCGGCACCATCCCCGCTTTGATGAGCCCCTGCACCGCCTCGGGCGACGTCGATTATGCCGAGCTGGTGCGCACCGGCCGCCACCTGATCGACGCCGGCATGTCGGCGGTGGTCTATTGCGGCTCGATGGGCGACTGGCCGCTGCTCACCGACGAGCAGCGCATGGAGGGCGTCGAGGCCCTGGTGAGGGGCGGCATCCCGCTCATCGTCGGCACCGGCGCGCAGAACCCCAAGCGCGCCGCCGCGCTCGCCGCCCATGCCAAGAAGGCAGGCGCGCAAGGGCTGATGGTCATCCCGCGTGTGCTCTCGCGCGGTTCCTCGCTGCAGGCCCAGCGCGCCCATTTCGAGGGCATACTGGAAGCGGCGGTCGATCTGCCTTCGGTGATCTACAACAGCCCCTATTACGGCTACGAGACCAAAGCCGACCTGTTCTTCGCGCTGAATGCACGCTTCCCGCATCTCGTCGGCTTCAAGGAGTTCGGCGGCGGCGCAGCGCTGACCTATGCGGCCGAGCACATCACCAATCGCGATCCGAAGCTGACCCTGATGGTCGGCGTCGACACGCAGGTCACCCACGGCTTCATCCGCTGCGGCGCCGGCGGCGCGATCACCGGCATCGGCAATGCCCTGCCCAAGGAGGTGCTGCACCTCGTCGCGCTGTCGCAGAAGGCCGCCGCCGGTGACCCACAGGCCGAGCGTGATGCGCTCGAATTGGAGCGGGCGCTCTATGTGCTGTCGTCCTTCGACGAGGGCGTCGACCTCGTGCTGTACTACAAGCACCTGATGGTGCTGGAGGGCCACAAGGCCTATGAGCGCCACTTTAACGACGCCGACAGGCTCTCCGACGCTCAGCGCAACTATGTCGAGACCGAATGGCGCCGCTTCAAGAGCTGGTACGCCAAATGGGCGGCCGAGGGGCGGGCCGCCAAGGCGGCGTGA
- a CDS encoding ABC transporter permease — protein MGALTVRATGATLQGRGSFRKLMRSRSARIGGLIVLAFVAMALLAPLLPLADPLKSNFLAIRKPPSELYWFGTDELGRDQVSRLIFGAQASLLAGIVSVAIALAVGVPIGLIAGWYGGWIDAVISRVTEALLACPFLILAIALAAVLGPSLTNAMIAIGLSFAPILIRLVRGQVLAIKNEEFVDGARAIGGGKLYILFRHVAPNTLSPIIVQSTLFMAQAIVLEAALSFLGLGQQPPSPSWGQMLNVAKNFMEQAPWMSVAPGVAIFLAVLGFNLLGDGLRDALDPKES, from the coding sequence ATGGGCGCCCTGACCGTCCGCGCCACTGGTGCGACCCTTCAGGGCCGTGGCTCCTTCCGCAAGCTGATGCGCAGCCGCTCGGCCCGGATCGGCGGCCTGATCGTGCTCGCCTTCGTCGCCATGGCGCTTCTGGCGCCGCTGCTGCCGCTCGCCGACCCCCTGAAGTCGAACTTCCTCGCCATCCGCAAGCCGCCTTCCGAGCTCTACTGGTTCGGCACCGACGAGCTTGGCCGCGACCAGGTCTCGCGGCTGATCTTCGGGGCGCAGGCCTCGCTGCTCGCCGGCATCGTCTCGGTCGCGATCGCGCTCGCGGTCGGCGTGCCGATCGGCCTGATCGCCGGCTGGTATGGCGGCTGGATCGATGCCGTGATCTCGCGCGTCACCGAAGCGCTGCTCGCCTGCCCCTTCCTGATCCTGGCGATCGCGCTCGCGGCCGTACTCGGCCCGTCACTGACCAATGCGATGATCGCGATCGGGCTCTCCTTCGCGCCGATCCTGATCCGCCTCGTGCGCGGCCAGGTGCTGGCGATCAAGAACGAGGAGTTCGTCGACGGCGCCCGCGCCATCGGCGGGGGCAAGCTCTACATCCTGTTCCGCCATGTCGCGCCGAACACGCTCTCGCCGATCATCGTGCAGTCGACCCTGTTCATGGCGCAGGCGATCGTGCTCGAAGCCGCCCTCTCCTTCCTCGGCCTCGGCCAGCAGCCGCCCTCGCCGTCCTGGGGCCAGATGCTCAACGTTGCCAAGAATTTCATGGAACAGGCGCCGTGGATGTCGGTTGCGCCCGGCGTCGCCATCTTCCTGGCGGTCCTGGGCTTCAACCTGCTCGGCGACGGCCTGCGCGACGCGCTCGACCCCAAAGAATCCTGA
- a CDS encoding malonyl-CoA decarboxylase — translation MAFLGDLLTSVADRGRALINFERFASNRRRPLDKLCEDLLSGRGEASGMALAQAVLEDWEQLDEAGRLAFFRLLQERFGPDRERLDAALERYRDNPDAAAIGQLHLASEPRRQELFRRLNLAPGGTHVLVRMRESMFEAMKQEPELSAVDADFRHLFASWFNRGFLVLRRIDWTTPANVLEKIIRYEAVHAIKDWDDLRRRLEPADRRCFAFFHPQLIDEPLIFVEVALTRESPSRIVDVLSEDREVLPASSATTAVFYSISNCQEGLRGISFGNFLIKQVAEDLKRELPGLDVFVTLSPVPGFARWLGPTLAEPAELGLTNEEAALLMQAPAEVAAQDEVTRARRDKLLGQMMAQYMLRARTSSGRVIDPVARFHLGNGARLERINVGGNLSDRGLRESHGVMVNYRYELDDIETNHEAFATRNTVVASSSVKKQLRPATK, via the coding sequence ATGGCGTTTCTTGGCGATCTTCTGACCAGCGTCGCCGATCGCGGCCGGGCGCTGATCAATTTCGAGCGCTTCGCCTCGAATCGCCGCCGGCCGCTCGACAAGCTCTGTGAGGACCTGCTCTCGGGCCGCGGCGAGGCCTCGGGCATGGCGTTGGCGCAGGCCGTGCTGGAGGATTGGGAGCAGCTCGACGAGGCTGGCCGGCTCGCTTTCTTCCGCCTGCTGCAGGAGCGCTTCGGCCCTGATCGCGAGCGGCTCGACGCCGCGCTGGAGCGCTATCGCGACAATCCCGACGCCGCGGCGATCGGCCAGCTCCACCTCGCCTCCGAACCCCGCCGGCAGGAGCTGTTCCGCCGGCTCAACCTCGCGCCCGGCGGCACGCATGTGCTGGTGCGCATGCGCGAGAGCATGTTCGAGGCGATGAAGCAGGAGCCGGAGCTTTCGGCGGTCGATGCCGATTTCCGCCACCTGTTCGCTTCCTGGTTCAACCGCGGCTTCCTGGTGCTGCGTCGCATCGACTGGACCACACCGGCCAATGTGCTGGAGAAGATCATCCGCTACGAGGCGGTCCACGCCATCAAGGACTGGGACGACCTGCGCCGCCGGCTCGAACCGGCCGATCGGCGCTGCTTCGCCTTCTTCCATCCGCAGCTGATCGACGAGCCGCTGATCTTCGTCGAGGTGGCGCTGACCCGCGAGAGCCCGAGCCGGATCGTCGACGTGCTGAGCGAGGACCGCGAGGTGCTGCCGGCGTCTTCGGCGACCACCGCGGTGTTCTATTCGATCTCGAACTGCCAGGAGGGCCTGCGCGGCATCTCCTTCGGCAATTTCCTGATCAAGCAGGTCGCCGAGGATCTTAAGCGCGAGCTGCCCGGGCTCGACGTCTTTGTCACGCTCTCGCCAGTTCCCGGTTTCGCGCGCTGGCTCGGGCCGACGCTGGCGGAGCCGGCCGAGCTCGGCCTGACCAATGAGGAAGCGGCACTGCTGATGCAGGCTCCGGCCGAGGTCGCGGCGCAGGATGAGGTCACCCGCGCCCGCCGCGACAAGCTGCTCGGCCAGATGATGGCGCAGTACATGCTGCGGGCGCGGACCTCCTCCGGCCGCGTGATCGACCCGGTCGCGCGCTTCCATCTCGGCAATGGCGCGCGGCTGGAGCGCATCAATGTCGGCGGCAACCTCTCCGACCGCGGCCTGCGCGAGTCGCATGGCGTCATGGTCAATTACCGCTATGAGCTCGACGACATCGAGACCAATCACGAGGCCTTCGCCACCCGCAACACCGTGGTCGCTTCCTCCTCGGTGAAGAAGCAGTTGCGGCCGGCGACCAAGTGA
- a CDS encoding DUF1028 domain-containing protein, with product MTWSIVARDAATGAFGVAVSTCAFAVGARVPYGCGRVGAIATQAFVNPLYGVDGLRLLQEGRSSVEIIANLTAADEGRAHRQFHLIDRDGRTASYTGNACIDWCGAVNGPQVSVAGNMLAGPEVVQETLKAYVENSGLDFDERLLVALEAGEKAGGDKRGRQSSAIRIWASEPVPSFDIRVDDHAEPLVELRRIWRVAHQRSVPFQQASPSRARPAGVTDRDELDRLCSEYAAAWNARHPE from the coding sequence ATGACATGGTCCATTGTCGCTCGCGATGCCGCGACCGGCGCCTTTGGCGTCGCCGTCTCGACCTGCGCCTTCGCCGTCGGCGCGCGCGTGCCCTATGGCTGCGGCCGGGTCGGCGCGATCGCGACTCAGGCCTTCGTCAACCCGCTCTACGGCGTCGACGGCCTGAGATTGCTGCAGGAAGGGCGGTCCTCGGTCGAGATCATCGCCAATCTGACCGCGGCCGATGAAGGCCGCGCGCACCGGCAATTCCATCTGATCGACCGCGACGGCCGCACGGCGTCCTATACCGGCAATGCCTGCATCGACTGGTGCGGGGCGGTGAACGGGCCGCAGGTCTCGGTCGCCGGCAACATGCTGGCCGGCCCGGAGGTCGTCCAGGAGACGCTCAAGGCCTATGTCGAGAATTCGGGGCTCGACTTCGACGAGCGCCTGCTTGTCGCACTCGAAGCCGGCGAGAAGGCCGGCGGCGACAAGCGTGGCCGGCAATCCAGCGCGATCCGGATCTGGGCGAGCGAGCCGGTGCCGAGCTTCGACATCAGGGTCGACGACCACGCCGAGCCGCTCGTCGAGCTGCGCCGGATCTGGCGGGTTGCGCATCAGCGCTCCGTGCCGTTCCAGCAGGCCTCACCCTCGCGGGCGCGCCCTGCCGGCGTCACCGACCGGGACGAGCTCGACCGGCTGTGCAGCGAGTATGCCGCAGCGTGGAATGCGCGGCATCCGGAATAG
- a CDS encoding TRAP transporter substrate-binding protein, with the protein MTISRRHLLAAAATLPIAKPALLLAQSKDLRLGILTPNGHPWNVAAVKVGERLKAETNGRLNLTVFHSGQLGNEAAMLQQMQSGALDMGWIMAAELGSRVPAIGAITAPYIVDSTAKIAKLVRDPVAMKLFDVLPRETGCVGMAWGITGMRAVFAAKEIDGIAGIKGMKLRINPTPVYRDFYQLLGAAPTPIPTPQVFDAMTNGQVDGLEADLEFSWNQRFDKVSKTILQMNAIFMPVIALASGRVWQGMPAADRELIQKTVRAALDEQIDALAGNEPKLVEQFKAAGANFKLANPKDAEAVIAEFDKIWLPKAPVLADLRKAGKAITA; encoded by the coding sequence ATGACCATCTCGCGCCGCCATTTGCTCGCCGCCGCAGCGACCCTGCCGATCGCCAAGCCCGCGCTGCTGCTCGCCCAGAGCAAGGATCTGCGCCTCGGCATCCTCACCCCGAACGGCCATCCCTGGAACGTTGCGGCCGTCAAGGTCGGCGAGCGCCTGAAGGCCGAGACCAATGGCCGGCTGAACCTGACGGTCTTCCACTCCGGCCAGCTCGGAAACGAGGCGGCGATGCTGCAGCAGATGCAGTCCGGCGCGCTCGACATGGGCTGGATCATGGCCGCCGAGCTCGGCTCGCGCGTCCCGGCGATCGGCGCGATCACCGCGCCCTATATCGTCGATTCCACCGCCAAGATCGCCAAGCTGGTGCGCGACCCCGTTGCGATGAAGCTGTTTGACGTCCTGCCGCGCGAGACCGGCTGCGTCGGCATGGCCTGGGGCATCACTGGCATGCGCGCCGTCTTCGCCGCCAAGGAGATCGACGGGATCGCCGGCATCAAGGGCATGAAGCTGCGCATCAACCCGACGCCGGTCTATCGCGACTTCTATCAGCTGCTCGGCGCTGCCCCGACGCCGATCCCGACGCCGCAGGTCTTCGACGCCATGACCAATGGCCAGGTCGACGGGCTCGAGGCGGACCTTGAGTTCTCCTGGAACCAGCGCTTCGACAAGGTCTCCAAGACCATCCTGCAGATGAATGCGATCTTCATGCCGGTGATCGCGCTCGCCTCGGGCCGTGTCTGGCAAGGCATGCCGGCTGCTGATCGCGAGCTGATCCAGAAGACGGTCCGCGCTGCGCTCGACGAGCAGATCGATGCGCTCGCCGGTAACGAGCCCAAGCTGGTCGAGCAGTTCAAGGCGGCCGGCGCCAACTTCAAGCTCGCCAACCCGAAGGACGCCGAGGCGGTCATCGCCGAGTTCGACAAGATCTGGCTGCCCAAGGCGCCGGTGCTGGCCGACCTGCGCAAGGCCGGCAAGGCGATCACGGCCTGA
- a CDS encoding ABC transporter substrate-binding protein produces the protein MKRIVLLASAALLGLAALPAQAQSPSTLRIGLQEDPDMLDPHKARTFVGRIVFMGLCDRLVDIDPELKITPRLATEWSFSGDGLTLTMKLRTDAKFHDGETFNAEAAKANIERAMTLPDSLRKSELASVESVSAPDPATLVFKLKRPDATLLAQLTDRAGMMLSPKSLGPDITAKPICSGPYQFVERVQNDRIVLEKFKGHWEADKYQFDRIIYRAIPDTTVRLANLRAGELDMLERLAPTDVKSAQGDKNLKVQSTANLGYQGITINTNHTDAANQPMGKDKRVRQALSLSIDRKVLSQVVFEGLYAPMNQPFNPGNQYLSAALPVPERDVAKAKALLKEAGVAKVSVELFVTNNPVDAQLGQVIQAMAQEAGIDIQIRSSEFASQLRDQQQGKFQMSRIGWSGRIDPDGNIHPFVTSKGNQNDGKYSNAEVDRLLDEARTIYDVAERKKRYDAAQKILQDELPIVYLYNQTVFFALRSNIQGFVINPDGMIRLSGLKRS, from the coding sequence ATGAAGCGTATCGTTCTGCTGGCCTCGGCGGCCCTGCTCGGCCTCGCCGCTCTTCCAGCCCAGGCCCAATCGCCATCGACCTTGCGCATCGGGCTGCAGGAAGATCCCGACATGCTCGACCCGCACAAGGCGCGTACCTTCGTCGGCCGCATCGTCTTCATGGGGCTGTGCGACCGGCTCGTTGACATCGATCCGGAGCTGAAGATCACCCCGCGGCTCGCGACCGAATGGTCTTTCTCAGGCGACGGGCTGACGCTGACGATGAAGCTCAGGACCGACGCCAAATTCCATGACGGCGAGACGTTCAACGCCGAGGCGGCCAAGGCCAATATCGAGCGGGCGATGACCCTGCCGGATTCGCTGCGCAAGTCCGAACTCGCCTCGGTCGAAAGCGTCAGTGCCCCCGATCCGGCGACCCTCGTCTTCAAGCTGAAGCGCCCCGATGCGACGCTACTGGCCCAGCTCACCGACCGCGCCGGCATGATGCTGTCGCCCAAGAGCCTCGGCCCCGATATCACAGCCAAGCCGATCTGCTCCGGCCCCTACCAGTTCGTCGAGCGCGTCCAGAACGACCGGATCGTGCTGGAGAAATTCAAGGGGCACTGGGAGGCGGACAAGTACCAGTTCGACCGGATCATCTACCGCGCCATCCCCGACACCACCGTCCGCCTCGCCAACCTGCGCGCCGGCGAGCTCGACATGCTCGAGCGGCTGGCCCCGACCGATGTGAAGTCGGCCCAGGGCGACAAGAACCTGAAGGTCCAGAGCACCGCCAATCTCGGCTATCAGGGCATCACCATCAACACCAACCATACCGATGCCGCCAACCAGCCAATGGGCAAGGACAAGCGCGTCCGGCAGGCGCTGTCGCTCTCGATCGACCGGAAGGTGCTGAGCCAGGTGGTGTTCGAAGGGCTCTATGCCCCGATGAACCAGCCCTTCAACCCGGGCAACCAGTATCTCTCCGCCGCCCTGCCCGTACCGGAGCGCGACGTCGCCAAGGCCAAGGCGCTGCTGAAGGAGGCCGGAGTCGCCAAGGTTTCGGTCGAGCTCTTCGTCACCAACAACCCGGTCGACGCCCAGCTCGGCCAGGTGATCCAGGCCATGGCGCAGGAAGCCGGCATCGACATCCAGATTCGCTCCAGCGAGTTCGCCAGCCAGCTGCGCGACCAGCAGCAGGGCAAATTCCAGATGAGCCGGATCGGCTGGTCCGGCCGCATCGACCCGGACGGCAACATCCATCCGTTCGTGACGAGCAAGGGCAACCAGAACGACGGCAAGTACTCCAACGCCGAGGTCGACAGGCTGCTCGACGAAGCCCGCACGATCTACGACGTCGCCGAGCGCAAGAAGCGCTACGACGCGGCGCAGAAGATCCTGCAGGACGAGCTGCCGATCGTCTATCTCTACAACCAGACCGTCTTCTTCGCGCTGCGCTCCAACATCCAGGGCTTCGTGATCAATCCCGACGGGATGATCCGGCTCTCGGGGCTGAAGCGGTCGTGA